Part of the Deltaproteobacteria bacterium genome is shown below.
CTTGCCTGACTTCTTTTTCTTGGCGGGCACTCAGTCCCATTTTTAGAGCTTTTGAATAAGCAATAAGAGCAGGCCCGCAGCGTCCTCGAGCTTGCTGGATCTCACCCAGGAGTTTGTACCACTGCGCTTGAGGTTTCGAAGACGAATCGCTTAGAAGGTCCTGCATATTTCGTAAAGCAGTTTCGTTTTCCTCGAGGGCAAGATGGTTACGAATGTTGAGAAGGCTTAGCTCTACACCAAGTTGATGCTTGGGGAATTCTTGAGCGAGTTGGTTTAGGACGGTCTTTGCCTGAGTGTAATCGTTGTTATCAAAATACGTCTTAGCTTTTTGGAAGAGCTGGATTTCTTGGCCCAGGGTCGCTTTTGGAGGCGGATTGGTTTTCTTGGAGGTAGACTGCCTGGTGCTCACCCGCAATGGGGCTTTCTCCATATGTTTGAATTTCCCGTCTTCTTGAGAAGGCATGGGAGCGTTATCGAGCTTTGCTGATCCCTTTTGGGTTTTGTTGGAGATTGCTTGTTGTGCGGGTGCGGGGTTGCTCTTGTTTAACGTAGGCAGCGCTGGGGACTCTTGGATTTGACGGTCCGGGCTTTCAACCTTTGGTGGCTGAACGCTGAAGTCGTGTTGGGTAGCAGACGGAACGGTGAGCCATACTATGGCTGCGGTGAGTGCGAGGCCGAGTGTAACTTTGGTAATGATGGATCCAGCCAAAGGGGGCGTGGTTGCTGGTAAAGAGCCGATGGCGCTTTCAATAGCGGACCTGTTGTTTTCGAGCCTCTCTTTCGAGAAGGAGCGCGAGGAAAGTTCTCGAAGCCCACGGTCTTGTTTATTGAGGCGTTGGGGTGACTCGCGGTTGAGACTCATTGTGTTTTCTCCCGCATTTGTTTCTTTTTGAGCCTATCTTGAAATACTTGTCGGGCCTTATGAAGCCTTGTCCAGACTGTTCCGATTGGAATTTCAAGCAGTTCGGCAATTTCAGGACCTTCCATCTCTTCGAGTTCGTAAAGCACGAAGACTTCCCGTTGTTTGAAGGTCATGGAGGTAATGACTGATTCGGCCAGTTGTAATTCTCGGCTTACCTCGAGGTTTTTGTGGGGCGATGGCGAATCCGGTGAAGGGGTGCTCTGAAGCTTCTCTTTGAAATTCAAAAACCGAGCTAAACCCCGTTTGTGATGCATGCATAAATTCTTAGCGATTCCATAGAGCCAAGTTCTAAGCGCGCTGCGTCCTTCAAACTGCTCTCTCTTCTTGTAGGCAATGATGAATGTGTCTTGAAGAATATCATCAACATGAGCTCCGGATCCTGTGAGTTTTTCTATAACTCTGGCGATGAAGGGAGCGTGTTCCTGAAAGGCTTTACCAACATCCACAGCGGGGTGGACGAGGCTTGGGTCGATGGCCTCAGGCATGTGTGCGGTATCTTCGCTCATTTAATTCATGTCGTATTGTAGGCTGAGCCCAAGGTTTACAATTGAGATATGGGCTCTCGCGTTTGATGGCAATACCTGGATGTCGTGTTTGATGATCTGAACACCCAGCCGGGGTCCCATCGAAAACTGCGCCCACTGCCAACGGGTGCCCAGATGAATCTCTATGTTGGGAGCCAGCGCGGTGTAGTTTTCTTCGAATGAATCACCTTGGAGGATGAGAAGCCCGCCCAGAACCTCTAGGTCCCAATGGGTCTGCCATGCGTAAGTTGTGACACCTGCACCAAGGAGGAGATCGAACCTCTGGTAGCCGCCATCGAGTGCATTTTGTGGTACCGCGGCTCTTAAATGAAGCCCTGCCAACCAGTGGAAGTCACCCTTTATTGCACCCTCTAGGTGTAGGTGGGTTTCAAAGCTTGAATTCCATGGCTCTAGATTCGCAAGCACGGTAAGGCCCAGCTTAAGCCTTGTTAGGTCTCGAGGTGGTGTTTGAGCAGAGCTGGCTATCTCAGAATCGTCGCGATGCCATGGGTTTTCAGGAAATTCCCGAAGGAATTCCTCTAAAACCAACTGGAGAAGAGACGATACATCGGGACAATCTTGGCGGTTGAGCCGGTAACGGCGTGCCAAGGCGATTTGGCCTGACTCATCGGCCAGCTTTAAAGAAACCGATAGATTACCAGCACTTAGACTCAGAGCGATTCGAACTGTGAGGTTTTGGGTGTCTTGACGGTTTGGCGCGAGCGCATCGAGGACTTTTGTGAGTTGGCTTTCGAGGTTTTGGGCTTGGACACAGCCAGTTCCGCCATAAATCTGGACATTGTGGCTTTGGGCCGAGCAGGGTACCAATATGGCGAGGGCCATGACGAGGCTGTAAAGCGTCTTGGCTGTTTTAGGCCCTGATTTTAAGCACATCGACACTTAACTCCAAGATGCTCGAACGTATGGGATGATGGTATTTCTTGGATGAACCATCGTCTTGGGTATAGCATACAAATGCGAGAGACAAATGGGTCTCTCAAGATGGAAGATGGTGTTCGATGGATGAAGTAGAATACTGTGCGTTTATACTGAACGGCCTACTCTTCGGAGTTCCTATTGCCGATGTTCAGGAAGTGCTGCGTTATCAGGCCATCACCTATGTCCCGAGAGCTCCTAATTCGGTTAGCGGTCTGATCAACCTCCGAGGCCGGATTACGACGGCAGTTGATTTAAGAGCCCGGTTAAATTTACCGAAGCGGCCTGATGGTCAAGATCCTATGAATGTGGTTGTGCGCTCCCGAGACGGAGAGGTCGTAAGCCTTTTGGTGGACCGCATTGACGACATCATTCGTGTAAGCGAAGAAAAATTCGAAGCAGCTCCGGATACTCTTAGTCAGGGTGTACGCCAACTTGTGGGCGGTGCCTACAAACTGGAAAATCGTCTTTTGCTAACGCTGGATACTGAGCGCTGTATCAACATGAAATAATGTTAGGTGGCGTCTCGGGGCGGTCGCCCCATGATGTGATGCCTGAACGGCACAGCTTAGAATCTTTTTCTTTACAGAACCGTAATTGATGATCCTAAAATGAGACCGCCAATTAAGGCCATTAGTGCGTTTTGCTTGTATTGCTGACGTTGATGTCTTTTGGATAGCTCATAGTGACTCCTGCTAACATCCAGGGTCTTGTGATTGGCGCCCATTGTGTGTTGCCCTCCATAAAGAGAGGTTGAGGGTGTACTGGCTCGTTTCGTAATCGGGCGAGGCTTTGCCGGTCGAGAATTTCTTTTCCCGTTATGACTTCGAGCTGTGACAGTTTCACCGGTGGGCATTCCTCGCATAGACGCAAGCGATTTTGATTGTTCCGATCGGAGCGTTGCTATTAGTTCTGCTGTGTGTGCTACTCTTTTATTCATCATTCCCCTCCTATGGGTCGCGCATTCTGTGGCCCCCGCCACAACTTTATCCTGGCACCGGCAAATCATGTTGGCAATTTTTGAGCGTGAATAAGTGCGTGTCTCGAAATGAGATAAGTCTCAAAGTGACTTAATAAGGTATGAGGGTGTGGGATACGCGCAGAGTTGTATCTACAGCTTTGGGCCAACGAGTGTTCTAAGGTTTGCTGTGGCTACAACGGTGCCTGATGCATTTTTCATAACAACGGGAACTTGGTATTCCATGCGCTCGCTGGATGTAATTAATGGTGATTCACAGGTTCCTGTAATCGTACCTCGGCTTTTTTTCAGGTACTCGATAGACAAACCCGCAACGATAAAACGGGCATTGTCGGGCAAGGAATAAGACAGAGCGAGGTTTCCTGTAACCTCTGCGAGATTAACCAGAGCGACGGCATGAACACACTCTAAGTGATTTCGCAAAGACGGCTTGTCTGCTAATGTGACGCGGCTAAACCCCGGCCTTAGCTCCTCAACCTTGGCATTGATTGACCCAGTATAGGGAGCCGCACGTCCAATAAGTTTGGAGAAGATACGTTTGCCGCCAGGTATGCTTTGGAGTTTATCCCATAAGCTACGAACGATATTTCGATCTGCATTGATTTGGTCGGAGATAATATTACTGATGCTCATGGCTAAACTCTTATGGAAGTGATGTTGCTGGTTGATTGCATTGACGCCTAAAGCTTCCGTCTGTGGCACTGCCTAAATAACCGCCCCAAGAAGGAACGCCCTGAGTCGATGCATTCAGTGATTTACGAAAAAGTGTCCATTCCGCCGGCATTTGGTTCATCGCTGCATAGCAACCGATAAGCTCGAGTACCCCGTCATTATCTAAATCCTCGATAAGGGGTGTACCCGCTCCTGTATTGTCCCATTCGTATGTGTAGTTTTCATCGTTCGCAAAATCTATGATCTGAAAGGTTGAACGGCTCTCCATAAAATTGGGGATAACGACCAATGCTTCGTCTCGGGAATCACCATTGAGGTCCGCTGCCAGCGGGGATGGAAAGCCCGGATAGTCTGTGTATTCACGAGAAATAACGTCACCATTCCAACCGGAAAGCGCGATAAGTGCAGATCCACTGTAGCGAGGCCAAACGCCTAGAGAGAGGGTCACAAATACATCGGGGGCCCCATCGCCATCGAAATAACCGATGGCCGGTGTCGCATATGATTCAACCTCATCTTTATTGGCGCCGGAGAGTTCGTAATGCCAAATGGATTCACCAGTGATGCCGTCGATGGCTTCAACCTGTCCATCGAAGGTAACCACAATAATATCTTCACTGCCGTCGAGGTTCACGTCGGCAAGGCTTGGTGGTGCGATAACGCCTTTGTGTGAACGTGGCTCCGTGAGCTTTTGAGCTGCGCTGATATCGCCGGTAAGAACATCATCAAGTGGAACACGCCAAAGAGAGCCTGCAAATGATTCGCCGCCTGTTCCGAACAAAACATAGGTGACCCCACCGCTTTGCGGCGTGTAGACGATAGGTGACATATAGGTTTCCATGCCGTCAGGCATTTGTGCAAAATAGAGAATACTGCCGTCACTGCCACTGATGACCATGAGAAAGCCGGGAAGTCTTTCTTGAAAAGGTGCTTGCTTGGCATCGCCGCCATTGGCGGAGAGAATATCGGGAACGCCGTCGGCATTCACATCACCGATGGGTTGAGGCGTATAAAAGTTATACCAGCCATCTTCCTCTGCGTCGCCTTCAGGGTAGAATTGCCATAATTTATCGCCGGTGATGCCATCGACTGCAATGAGTGCTCCGTCTCGTCCACCAATGACCACGTCATCGGTTTCATCTTGATTCAAGTCGATTAGCGCCGGGCTTCCAACGATTTCATAGAGTGATACGGCGTCATCAAAATCAGGACCGACACGCCACAAAAGAGCACCACTGGCTCCATCATGGGCAGTAACATAACCTACACCTTGTCCTGTTTCCGGACCGCCTTCTTCGCCATGACCAATAATAATATCTTTGATACAATCTCCGTTTAGGTCTGCTGCTCGCGGCGATGAGTAGGTTTGGAATTCTCCAGTGATGGTCCATTCTGTATCGAGTAGAGGTGGGTAGGTTAGGGAAGCATTACTCTCAATGGAGTCGCAGCTAAGAGTGGCTGCACAATAACCGGGAGGAGTACCGGGGGCCTGGTCGTTGCATCCGGACATACCAATTGTCGCTGCTGTGCTGAGCACAACGAATCGTAGGGATAATGAAGCGTGATTGTACTGATATTTTTGCATAGCCTGTCTCATTCTTGAGGGTTAGCTGGTCTGCCATTTGTATTTCACTACATCATGCATTTAGAGGCGCAAGTAAACTCCCGGCAGGATCTGGTGCATTGATGATCTGATTTAAATTTCGTACGTTCAATGACGATACTGAGATCGTTCGTCTCTTTATCGCGGCGCGTCTAACCGTGAATTTTAGTAAAGCGCCTCAAGCAAAAGCGGTTGAAGTGGGGCAAAAGTCCGGCACCGCGCCGTCCAGGTTGGTGGCTCGAGGAGACGAGCCATGGAATAGAAATGATAAGGTGCGCTTAAGTAGTGCGTCAACCTACACCGAGTTCTCTGGTGTGAGTATCGAGTTGAGGCTAAAATAAGTCCATAGGTTAAGTGCGTTAGAGAACGCATTGCGAACTTAGGGGGCTATATTGTTTAGAGTAGATTTACCTAAGCTTATCAAAGCGACTGCCGCTCTTTTTATGTCTTTTGTGTTGGTGTCATGCGGCGACTTTGGTTTTACCGTTCACGTTTTATACGGCGAGCAAGGACGAGGCGATAAAGGGATCAACGATGCAGCTTTTCGGAGCGTCTTAGAAGGCCGTGATTTACTGGACGCAACGCTTGTGCAGTGGACGCCAAAAGACCGCGATGATGCAGGCTATATGCTGACCTCGGTTCTTTCGGATCCTCTGAGAAGTCCGAATGAATTAATCATCCTAATGACTGATACCTACGACGACTTGGTACTTCAAGTTGAGTGTCAGTTTAGAGATCGTAAGGTGCTGCACCTTGAAGGAGCAGAGACCAACTGTAGTAAGGTGCTCTCGGTTAACTACCGAATGTATGCACCTGGTTTTTTAGCGGGTGTTGCGGCGGTAAACGCATCAGCAACAAAAACCATCGCGGTGATTGGTGGCGGGCTAACAAGTGATGTCAAAGACGCGGCAGCTGGATTCATCGACGGAGTGGAGGAAGCCGGGGGGACAGCCATTGCGACCTACCTGTCTCCATCTGCTAACGGTTTTAATAACTATGATGAAGGTTTTCGAGTGGCAGATGAGCTTTACGCAGAGGATGAGGTAGATGTTATTTTCGTAGCAGCTGGTGCCACGAGTTTGGGTGTCCTTGAAGCGGCGAAAAAGAAGAATGACCGATATGTTATTGGCTTTGATTACGACCTGAGTTCCATGGGCGAGAACGTTGTTTTGGGATCAGTGGTTAAGAATCTCAACTTTAAATTAATCGATACAATGACAACAACAGATGGCGGTTCTTTTAATGGTGGCCATGAAGTCGTGGGTTTGAGGGATGACAGTGTCGCATTCGTCGTCAATCCCAAAATGACCGAATTGGTTGGTAACAGTCATGAGAGTTTTACTGCGAAGGCGCTAACCCTTGAGTTGGCGTACCAAGGAGGACAATGATGTTACGGTATATTGGTATCGCCACGGTTGTTTTCTGTATTGGGCTTACGGCCTGCGAAAATACTTTCAACGCACCCTTGAAGGTTGCGGTGATAATGGATGTTGGACAAACGTGGGACTTAAATGCCCTCGAATGGGCAAAGGATAATGTGAATGAGGCGGGGGGTATTTTGGCGGTGCGCCCGATTGAACTTGTTTATTATGAAGCAAACTCATCGTCTAAGTTATCCCAAATTACACGTGAGATAAGTGAAGACCCGGATATCGTGGCAGTGATTGGCCCCGGTAAATCCGAGCAAGTGGTGGAGGCGGCGAGACGGTTTACACCTACTGAAGTGGTGATGGTCACCCCCGCTGCAACAGCCGGCGAGATATTTCGAACGTACGGTGATGACGATTATGTATGGCGAACTTTAGAGTCCGATATTGCCCAAACTGAGATTATGATTCTCTCAGCCTTGGCTGCTGATGCAGAGAAGGTAGCTTTGCTTACGAACTTTAGCCTTTACGGGGACACCTTTTTTGACTGGTTCGGATTCTTTGCCGCCGAGGTTGGGTATGGAATTGATGACGTTGTCGTCGACCGTTATGGACAGGATGGTGACTCTTCTCCCGACGCATGTGCGCAACCGGTAAACGGTATACTGGCAGGGGCACCGGATATTCTTTTTGCCGTGCCCGAGAATGATGACCAGATTGTATGCATGGTTAATACGGTGGCTGCCTATAATGAGCTTAATGAGCCTGATGTTAAATTGTATTTTAGCAGCGAAGGTTATCGCAGTGAGCTACTGACAACCTTGGGGGATAATGCAGAAGGGGTTGAGGGTGTAACTCTATCAGCTGCTCCTGAAAGCGGTTTTGATATCGAATACAAGTATCGCTATGGAGTTGACGAGCTTCCTCCCTACGCCGCCAATATATACGACGCAATGTTGCTTGTTGGATATGGACTTGAGCACAGTGGTGGAAAAGGCGGGCCCGATCTTGCGGCCTCCTTGAAAGAGGTCGTCAGCTATCGCGGAGAGCCGGTAGGGTGGGATCAAGATGGCGTGAAGGATGCGCTCGTAGCGATTCGGGAAAATCGGAGACCTAACCTAACGGGAGCAACGGGTACCCTTACCTTTGAAGATGAGCTTTACACTGACTTGAAAGAGTCAAGTTATGGCCAATGGCGTTTTGAGAATGGTCGCATGGTATTTTCAACGTATTATTCAACAGGGAATAATAGTATTCGTTCTCGAAGCTCAACTTCTATCCTGGAAGCGCGAGCAACTTCAGGCGCACAGCAGGATATTACCTTAGGTACCTATGACCCTGGGGTTACTCAGGACGACCTCTGGGTGTTCATCGTTTCAGTTTCCAAGGGCTGGGAAAACTACCGGCATGAGTCTGATGCACTGAGGCAATACCAGATGTTTAAAGAACGGGGGATCGCTGATGACAGAATCATTTTGGCGCTTCAGGATGATCTGGCTGATAACGAAATCAACACCGAAGCTGGTGTTATTCGTAATGAGGTCGATGGCCCTAACCTTTACAGTGAAATTGAAATAGATTACCGCCTTGGTGATGTCTCGTTAGAAATGATTCAAGCTGTTTTATCTGGTGTTCCCACGGAACAATTCCCAACAGTCATTGAGGCCATTAGCTCGAGTAATATCTACGTTTATATGGTTGGGCACGGTGGGCCGGCAGGTGTTGCAGTCGGTGCAGGGAATGAGGCGGATGCGTTCTTGCTCGGCGAGGGCGCCGGCGTTGAGGTTCTTTCGCCAGAGCTAATGCTGGATTCGTTATGTAATATGCAAGACCGCTCGATTTTTCGACGTATGCTCGTAGTCATTGAAGCGTGTTTTTCGGGCGTCATGGGTGCGATTCTAGACAGTGGATGCGGTAACGATGAAGAGGTTGTACCCTTAGCGATTGAGGTGAATGAGGAGTTGGCCGGCGATTCATGTGTGAGCGGCGGACAGCGAGTTGATATTGGACCCGACGCTGATGAAAGTGGAGCGCCGGATACAGTGGAAGCTAGCTACTTCGCGTGCGACGATGAAACAGGGGAGGGGATGATCGCCATTACGCCTGAAGTTGCCGGTGATAATTGTAGTGATGGGGGCTGGAGAGTCGACATTGGAACAGACCTCGATAGCTCAGGTTGGCTGAGTGTCGTTACAGAATCAAGCCAAACGATTTACGTGTGTGATGACCCTGGCGTAAAACAGCTCAATGGTGTGTTGATGCTCACAGCAGCCAATGCGAGTGAAAACTCGATCAGTTACGAGTATGATGAAACGATTGATGTTTGGTTGGCGGATCAGTTCAGTGCGAAGCTGGCCGATGCTATCTCATCAGACGATAGTTATAGCCTGTATGAACTCTACAACGAAGTTTATCTGAACGTATCAGGCTCGCATGTGAGTATGTATAACTCACAATATTTCGGAGATGTTCGAGCGGTTATGCTTGAGGAGTTCCTGCGGAAGGAAGACTGATTACGGTAAGGTAATCGCTTCCATTTCCACTTCTAAACAAACACCGAGGGCGTTACAGCCCGTTGGATCTGTCTCAGCGGCCTCTAGGTCACAGGATACCGGGATACCGTTTTCAATACGCACATCGTAGTGCCCCATGAAACCAACAATGATTTCATAGGCAGCTTCGGGTTCCGTCGTCGCAGTAATTTGACCCGCAGTGATGTCGCAGATGATTGGAGTTTCATCCCAACCACATGCATCGATGAGAGCCATTGCAATCTTCATAACTTCTTCGGCAGGTAGGTAGCCCATCAGTAATCCGTTGAAGTTCATGCCATCTTCAGTCACATCCATCTGACCGCTCATCGTGGCGGCGTTGATACCTGCAGCAACCATGAAGTCTTCCAGGATGGGAACGGGCAATCGTAGCTGCTCAGTCACAGCATCAAACCAACCGTCGTCATCCAAAATGATATTGCTGAAGATAGCGTCGACAGCTGCCGGGTCCACGATGGAGTTGGATGGAGCTACTTTCGTAAAACCATTTTCCTCATCTTGCCCGCCCATTAAAATATTCATGGTCATGGGCGCGTCGAGCGAAAACTTTTCAACTTCACCGACTAAAACCATTCCGACTTCACCGGCTCCGTTTGCTTTAAAGTTTTGGTCGAGGCCACCGGACAAAATAGCCAAGCTACCTAGACCGGCTCCAGCGTATTCTCCCAGAACAGTACACCCTGCGGCGCGCGCAGCGGATGGTCCCTCGGGCGCATCAAGGCTGACAAGACGTCCGGCGGGACTCTCTGGGTAGTTAATGACCTCTTCTTCTAGTCCACCCTCTGTTTCATCAACGGTATCGCCAGAACAGCCA
Proteins encoded:
- a CDS encoding ABC transporter substrate-binding protein → MLRYIGIATVVFCIGLTACENTFNAPLKVAVIMDVGQTWDLNALEWAKDNVNEAGGILAVRPIELVYYEANSSSKLSQITREISEDPDIVAVIGPGKSEQVVEAARRFTPTEVVMVTPAATAGEIFRTYGDDDYVWRTLESDIAQTEIMILSALAADAEKVALLTNFSLYGDTFFDWFGFFAAEVGYGIDDVVVDRYGQDGDSSPDACAQPVNGILAGAPDILFAVPENDDQIVCMVNTVAAYNELNEPDVKLYFSSEGYRSELLTTLGDNAEGVEGVTLSAAPESGFDIEYKYRYGVDELPPYAANIYDAMLLVGYGLEHSGGKGGPDLAASLKEVVSYRGEPVGWDQDGVKDALVAIRENRRPNLTGATGTLTFEDELYTDLKESSYGQWRFENGRMVFSTYYSTGNNSIRSRSSTSILEARATSGAQQDITLGTYDPGVTQDDLWVFIVSVSKGWENYRHESDALRQYQMFKERGIADDRIILALQDDLADNEINTEAGVIRNEVDGPNLYSEIEIDYRLGDVSLEMIQAVLSGVPTEQFPTVIEAISSSNIYVYMVGHGGPAGVAVGAGNEADAFLLGEGAGVEVLSPELMLDSLCNMQDRSIFRRMLVVIEACFSGVMGAILDSGCGNDEEVVPLAIEVNEELAGDSCVSGGQRVDIGPDADESGAPDTVEASYFACDDETGEGMIAITPEVAGDNCSDGGWRVDIGTDLDSSGWLSVVTESSQTIYVCDDPGVKQLNGVLMLTAANASENSISYEYDETIDVWLADQFSAKLADAISSDDSYSLYELYNEVYLNVSGSHVSMYNSQYFGDVRAVMLEEFLRKED
- a CDS encoding PQQ-like beta-propeller repeat protein, with the protein product MQKYQYNHASLSLRFVVLSTAATIGMSGCNDQAPGTPPGYCAATLSCDSIESNASLTYPPLLDTEWTITGEFQTYSSPRAADLNGDCIKDIIIGHGEEGGPETGQGVGYVTAHDGASGALLWRVGPDFDDAVSLYEIVGSPALIDLNQDETDDVVIGGRDGALIAVDGITGDKLWQFYPEGDAEEDGWYNFYTPQPIGDVNADGVPDILSANGGDAKQAPFQERLPGFLMVISGSDGSILYFAQMPDGMETYMSPIVYTPQSGGVTYVLFGTGGESFAGSLWRVPLDDVLTGDISAAQKLTEPRSHKGVIAPPSLADVNLDGSEDIIVVTFDGQVEAIDGITGESIWHYELSGANKDEVESYATPAIGYFDGDGAPDVFVTLSLGVWPRYSGSALIALSGWNGDVISREYTDYPGFPSPLAADLNGDSRDEALVVIPNFMESRSTFQIIDFANDENYTYEWDNTGAGTPLIEDLDNDGVLELIGCYAAMNQMPAEWTLFRKSLNASTQGVPSWGGYLGSATDGSFRRQCNQPATSLP
- a CDS encoding DUF4442 domain-containing protein: MSISNIISDQINADRNIVRSLWDKLQSIPGGKRIFSKLIGRAAPYTGSINAKVEELRPGFSRVTLADKPSLRNHLECVHAVALVNLAEVTGNLALSYSLPDNARFIVAGLSIEYLKKSRGTITGTCESPLITSSERMEYQVPVVMKNASGTVVATANLRTLVGPKL
- a CDS encoding chemotaxis protein CheW yields the protein MDEVEYCAFILNGLLFGVPIADVQEVLRYQAITYVPRAPNSVSGLINLRGRITTAVDLRARLNLPKRPDGQDPMNVVVRSRDGEVVSLLVDRIDDIIRVSEEKFEAAPDTLSQGVRQLVGGAYKLENRLLLTLDTERCINMK
- a CDS encoding sigma-70 family RNA polymerase sigma factor, translated to MSEDTAHMPEAIDPSLVHPAVDVGKAFQEHAPFIARVIEKLTGSGAHVDDILQDTFIIAYKKREQFEGRSALRTWLYGIAKNLCMHHKRGLARFLNFKEKLQSTPSPDSPSPHKNLEVSRELQLAESVITSMTFKQREVFVLYELEEMEGPEIAELLEIPIGTVWTRLHKARQVFQDRLKKKQMREKTQ
- a CDS encoding BMP family ABC transporter substrate-binding protein translates to MFRVDLPKLIKATAALFMSFVLVSCGDFGFTVHVLYGEQGRGDKGINDAAFRSVLEGRDLLDATLVQWTPKDRDDAGYMLTSVLSDPLRSPNELIILMTDTYDDLVLQVECQFRDRKVLHLEGAETNCSKVLSVNYRMYAPGFLAGVAAVNASATKTIAVIGGGLTSDVKDAAAGFIDGVEEAGGTAIATYLSPSANGFNNYDEGFRVADELYAEDEVDVIFVAAGATSLGVLEAAKKKNDRYVIGFDYDLSSMGENVVLGSVVKNLNFKLIDTMTTTDGGSFNGGHEVVGLRDDSVAFVVNPKMTELVGNSHESFTAKALTLELAYQGGQ